One region of Pangasianodon hypophthalmus isolate fPanHyp1 chromosome 15, fPanHyp1.pri, whole genome shotgun sequence genomic DNA includes:
- the mrps17 gene encoding 28S ribosomal protein S17, mitochondrial — protein sequence MSVKQASIHAKWIIGRVIGTKMKKTAKVRVTRLVLDPYLLKFYNKRKTYFAHDALEQCTVGDIVLLKALPERRTKHVRHELAEVVFKVGAVVDPLTGKKVAGPQYLEPLTVSTENPEASLTEKLQQLNISAAPSPPSSAS from the exons atgtccgtgaaacaagCCTCCATACATGCTAAATGGATTATCGGGCGAGTCATTGGAACCAAGATGAAGAAGACAGCAAAAGTCCGCGTTACTAGACTGGTGTTAGACCCCTATTTACTCAAG TTTTACAACAAAAGGAAGACATACTTCGCCCATGACGCCTTGGAGCAGTGCACTGTTGGGGACATTGTTTTGTTGAAGGCTTTACCAGAGAGGCGAACCAAACATGTCAGGCATGAACTGGCGGAGGTTGTGTTTAAAGTCGGGGCAGTGGTTGATCCTCTGACAGGCAAGAAAGTTGCAGGTCCGCAGTATCTGGAGCCTCTGACTGTGTCCACAGAAAACCCAGAGGCATCTTTAACAGAAAAATTACAACAGCTGAACATTTCTGCAGCTCCTTCACCCCCCAGTTCTGCCTCTTaa